The Anser cygnoides isolate HZ-2024a breed goose chromosome 19, Taihu_goose_T2T_genome, whole genome shotgun sequence genome contains a region encoding:
- the LLGL2 gene encoding LLGL scribble cell polarity complex component 2 isoform X2, whose translation MRRFLRPGHDPVRERLKRDLFQFNKTVEHGFPHQPSALGYSPFLHLMAIGTRSGAIKLYGAPGVEFMGLHEENNTVMQIHFIPDQCQLVTLLDDNSLHLWSLKQHSGASELREEHRFTLKGPPGSPPSATQITAVLPHSSREVLYLGTESGNIFVVELPSFRVLEDRTITSEAALQRVPEDYCNRRSCELVEALREHPKNPDQILIGYSRGLIVLWDLQNNKVTHHFLGSQQLENLYWQRDGSKFISCHYDGSYTQWPVSSDNRQPEPLENVVPYGPFPCKAISKIYWQTTKNGLPYIIFQGGMPRASYGDRHSISVVHGSQQTAFDFTSRVIDFFIIFSSEPTAEFDDPSAMVVLAEEELVVIDLKSAGWPAVHPPYLASLHCSAITCSHHVSNIPLKLWERIISAGSKQNVHYSNMPWPIDGGTNIAPDPPQRDLLLTGHEDGTVRFWDASGVCLHLLYKLSTVRVFLTDADPNDNMNTLGEDEWPPLRKVGTFDPYSDDPRLGIQKIYLCKYSGYLAVAGTAGQVLVMELNDEDAEHVVDHAEADLLQDQEGYRWKGHEKLKTRDGPVRFEAGFQPFVLVQCQPPAVVTSLALHSEWKLVAFGTSHGFGLFDHQQKRLVFVKCTLHPSDQLALEGPLSRVKSLKKSLRQSFRRIRRSRVSSRKRRGGGGNASEVQEANAKFDQDALQEMELAPVQRKIEARSAEDSFTGFVRTLYFADTFLRDSSRHCPSLWAGTNGGTVYAFCLRVPPAERRMDEPVRAEQAKEIQLMHRAPVVGILVLDGRSTPLPEPLEVAHDLSKSPDMQGSHQLLVVSEEQFKVFTLPKVSSKLKLKLTALEGCRVRKVTVANFGSCKTDDYSENDLAVLTNLGDIQIISLPFLKLQIRYPCIRKEDVSGIASCVFTKYGQGFYLISPSEFERFSLSTKWLVEPWCVVDIPEVSSNNHVHTRSGVENAARKSRGSGRSSSDYGEDERKSGRLMEHALLNDEKVLKEIQSTLEGGRGRDHIPTSQRNRTLSVRIQELCRKKFGKKSIRTWTK comes from the exons ATGAGAAGGTTCTTAAGACCCGGACATGATCCAGTAAGAGAGAGGCTCAAGCGCGACCTTTTCCAGTTTAACAAG ACTGTGGAACATGGATTTCCCCATCAGCCCAGCGCATTGGGCTATAGCCCGTTTCTCCATCTTATGGCCATCGGAACGCGATCGGGAGCCATCAAACT ATATGGTGCTCCTGGGGTGGAGTTCATGGGtttacatgaagaaaacaacactGTAATGCAGATTCACTTTATACCTGATCAG TGCCAGCTGGTGACGTTACTAGATGATAACAGCTTGCATCTCTGGAGCCTGAAGCAGCACAGTGGAGCATCTGAGCTGCGGGAGGAGCACCGCTTCACACTGAAAGGGCCACCTGG gtCTCCACCAAGTGCCACACAGATAACAGCTGTCCTTCCCCATTCCTCGCGGGAAGTCCTGTATCTTGGCACAGAGAGCGGCAACATTTTTGTGGTGGAGCTTCCATCATTCAGAGTGCTCGAGGACAGGACCATAACCTCTGAGGCTGCGCTGCAGCG GGTACCCGAAGATTACTGTAACAGACGATCATGTGAATTGGTGGAAGCCCTTCGGGAGCATCCTAAGAACCCTGACCAGATCCTGATTGGATACAGCAGGGGATTGATTGTCCTCTGGGACCTGCAAAATAACAAAGTGACACACCATTTCCTTGGCAGCCAG CAACTGGAGAACCTCTACTGGCAGAGGGATGGCAGTAAATTCATTAGTTGTCACTATGATGGAAGTTACACCCAGTGGCCAGTATCCAGTGACAACAGGCAGCCTGAGCCTCTGGAAAACGTTGTGCCTTATG GTCCTTTTCCCTGCAAGGCCATCTCCAAGATCTACTGGCAGACAACAAAGAATGG ACTTCCTTACATTATATTCCAAGGAGGGATGCCCCGGGCTAGCTATGGTGACCGGCACAGTATCTCTGTTGTCCACGGCAGCCAGCAAACAGCCTTTGACTTCACATCGCGGGTGATAGACTTCTTTATCATCTTCAGTTCAGAGCCTACTGCAG AGTTTGATGACCCTTCTGCTATGGTGGTGCTGGCAGAAGAAGAGCTGGTAGTCATAGACTTAAAATCCGCGGGCTGGCCAGCAGTCCATCCTCCGTACTTGGCTTCTCTCCACTGCTCAGCCATCACCTGCTCACACCACGTCTCCAACATCCCGCTGAAACTGTGGGAGAGGATTATCAGTGCGGGGAGCAAGCAGAACGTTCACTACTCAAATATG CCATGGCCGATTGATGGTGGCACCAACATAGCTCCAGATCCTCCTCAGAGGGACTTGCTTCTAACAGG GCATGAAGATGGCACTGTGCGATTTTGGGATGCATCTGGTGTCTGCTTACATCTCCTTTATAAGCTAAGCACAGTGAGAGTATTTCTCACAGATGCTGATCCCAATGACAATATGAACACGCTGGGGGAGGACGAGTGGCCTCCACTTCGCAAG GTTGGTACCTTCGACCCTTACAGCGATGATCCTAGACTTGGGATCCAGAAGATCTACCTGTGTAAATACAGTGGATATCTGGCTGTAGctggcacagcagggcag gtacTGGTGATGGAACTGAACGATGAAGATGCAGAGCATGTTGTTGACCATGCTGAAGCAGATCTCCTACAGGATCAAGAGGGCTATCGATGGAAAGGTCATGAGAAATTAAAGACTCGAGATGGACCTGTTCGATTTGAAGCTGGTTTTCAGCCATTTGTCCTTGTCCAATGTCAACCACCAGCCGTGGTCACCTCATTGGCCCTTCACTCTGAATGGAAGCTCGTGGCCTTTGGTACTAGTCATGGTTTTGGGCTTTTTGACCACCAGCAGAAACGACTGGTCTTTGTCAA ATgtacactgcatcccagtgACCAATTAGCCTTAGAAGGGCCACTGTCTCGGGTGAAATCCTTGAAGAAGTCCCTCCGTCAGTCATTCAGGCGGATCAGAAGAAGCCGAGTGTCCAGTCGGAAGcgacgaggaggtggtggaaaTGCCTCAGAG GTGCAAGAAGCAAATGCCAAATTTGACCAAGACGCACTGCAGGAAATGGAACTGGCTCCAGTCCAGAGGAAGATTGAAGCCCGCTCTGCAGAAGACTCTTTCACTGGCTTTGTGCGCACCTTATATTTTGCTGACACCTTCTTGAGAGACA GCTCCCGGCACTGCCCGTCCTTGTGGGCAGGCACCAATGGAGGTACAGTCTATGCCTTCTGTTTACGTGTTCCACCAGCAGAAAGGAGGATGGATGAACCTgtcagggcagagcagg CCAAAGAAATTCAGCTGATGCACAGAGCTCCTGTTGTGGGTATACTTGTTCTGGATGGGCGCAGCACACCTCTGCCAGAACCTCTGGAAGTAGCACATGATCTTTCTAAGAGCCCTGATATGCAAGGCAGCCATCAACTACTGGTGGTGTCTGAAGAGCAATTCAAG GTCTTCACGCTACCCAAGGTTAGCTCCAAACTGAAGCTCAAGCTGACGGCACTGGAAGGCTGTAGGGTACGAAAAGTGACGGTTGCTAACTTTGGCAGCTGCAAGACTGACGATTACAGTGAAAATGACCTGGCTGTCCTGACTAACCTGGGAGACATTCAGATCATCTCGCTGCCCTTCCTCAAGTTACAGATCCGCTACCCTTGCATCCGTAAAGAAGATGTGAGCGGCATTGCATCCTGCGTCTTCACCAAATATGGCCAAG GTTTCTATCTGATCTCACCATCAGAGTTTGAGAGGTTTTCTCTTTCTACCAAATGGTTAGTGGAGCCCTGGTGTGTTGTGGACATACCAGAAGTTTCAAGCAACAATCACGTGCACACCAGGTCTGGCGTGGAGAATGCTGCAAGAAAATCTAG gGGATCAGGAAGGAGTTCAAGTGACTATGGAGAAGATG aaagaaaatctggGAGGCTAATGGAACATGCCTTACTCAATGATGAAA AGGTCCTGAAGGAGATCCAGAGTACTCTGGAGGGGGGCAGAGG GAGAGATCACATTCCCACATCCCAAAGGAACAGGACTCTGAGTGTTCGCATACAG GAGCTATGCAGAAAGAAATTTGGCAAGAAGTCCATTAGGACATGGACTAAGTAA